The Acidobacteriota bacterium genome has a segment encoding these proteins:
- a CDS encoding ankyrin repeat domain-containing protein, whose translation MLPLLFGQTAHGDINSDLIEAAEDGDAAKVENFIKQGADVNAKGEGGGTALMWAAGEGHAEIVKTLIAEGADVNAKSEDGVTALMWAAGAGHAEIVKTLIAKGADLNVSVKGEYGGTALMWAAGMGHAEVVKILAAKGADLNVNVKGEDGGTALMWAAWEGHAEVVKALIAKGADVDAKSEDGGTALMWAAWKGRAEVVKALIAGGADLSAKNEDGDTALTAAEFKDHVEIVEILKRAGAKE comes from the coding sequence ATGCTCCCGCTGCTTTTCGGGCAGACGGCCCACGGAGATATTAACTCGGACCTGATCGAGGCGGCTGAGGACGGGGATGCCGCCAAAGTGGAAAATTTCATTAAGCAGGGCGCGGACGTGAACGCGAAGGGCGAAGGCGGCGGCACCGCCCTGATGTGGGCGGCGGGGGAGGGTCACGCCGAGATTGTAAAGACTCTGATTGCCGAGGGCGCGGACGTGAACGCGAAGAGCGAAGACGGCGTGACCGCCCTGATGTGGGCGGCGGGGGCGGGTCACGCCGAGATTGTAAAGACTCTGATTGCCAAGGGCGCGGACTTGAACGTGAGCGTGAAGGGCGAATACGGCGGCACCGCCCTGATGTGGGCGGCGGGGATGGGTCACGCCGAGGTGGTGAAAATTTTGGCCGCCAAGGGCGCGGACCTGAACGTGAACGTGAAGGGCGAAGACGGCGGCACCGCCCTGATGTGGGCGGCATGGGAAGGCCACGCCGAGGTTGTAAAAGCTCTGATTGCCAAGGGCGCGGACGTGGACGCGAAGAGCGAAGACGGCGGCACCGCCCTGATGTGGGCGGCATGGAAGGGCCGCGCCGAAGTGGTGAAAGCTTTGATCGCCGGGGGTGCGGACTTGAGCGCGAAGAACGAAGACGGCGATACCGCCCTGACGGCCGCCGAGTTCAAGGACCACGTCGAGATTGTGGAAATTCTCAAACGGGCCGGAGCAAAGGAGTGA
- a CDS encoding MFS transporter: protein MPATKKTQTDGNGPKNGAAAMEPGVAPMDPTVGSGAWMLAAPRRAFRSLRHRNFRLFAFGQVISLPGAWMQTVALSWLVYRMTDSAALLGVVQFAMHIPIFLFGLLGGLAADRFPRRRLVMATQMLLMAQASVLAALVLTGRATIHHLILLAAVLGFALAFDIPARQSLLSELVPPKDLMNAIALNSSNFNFARLVGPAAAGFLVARWGEGMCFLINALSFTVILLALTQVRTVAHKPAGSGVSPLQQLGEGLVYVASTPHAKALLSLLAAASLCAYPHIVLMPVFARDILGGDASTLGTLMAAAGGGALLGALSLASRSSTRGLGRTVALSCGGFGVALVAFSFSRYLVLSHLLMVAAGFGMMKHLAATNTLLQSFVPGELRGRLMSIYSTILIGFAPFGSLVTGWFADQYGAPAVLAACGGLLVLSAARFAARIPTLGKAWKNL from the coding sequence ATGCCGGCAACGAAGAAAACCCAAACCGACGGCAACGGCCCGAAAAACGGCGCGGCGGCGATGGAGCCGGGCGTGGCGCCGATGGACCCGACCGTAGGGTCGGGCGCGTGGATGCTTGCGGCGCCCCGCCGCGCGTTTCGCTCGCTGCGGCACCGCAACTTCCGCCTCTTCGCCTTCGGGCAGGTGATTTCGCTGCCGGGCGCGTGGATGCAGACGGTGGCGCTGTCCTGGCTCGTCTATCGTATGACCGACTCGGCCGCGCTCCTCGGGGTCGTCCAGTTCGCGATGCACATCCCGATTTTTCTCTTCGGCCTATTGGGAGGTCTCGCGGCCGACCGCTTCCCGCGGCGCAGACTCGTGATGGCCACGCAGATGCTTCTGATGGCGCAGGCGTCGGTGCTCGCGGCGCTCGTGCTCACCGGGCGCGCGACCATCCACCATCTGATTCTGCTCGCGGCGGTTCTGGGCTTTGCGCTCGCGTTCGACATTCCGGCGCGCCAGTCCCTGCTCTCCGAGCTGGTGCCTCCCAAGGACCTCATGAACGCAATCGCCTTGAACTCCTCGAATTTCAACTTCGCGCGCCTCGTCGGTCCCGCCGCGGCGGGATTCCTGGTGGCGCGCTGGGGTGAGGGCATGTGCTTTCTCATAAACGCCCTTTCCTTCACGGTTATCCTTCTGGCGCTCACGCAGGTCCGCACGGTGGCGCACAAGCCCGCCGGCAGCGGGGTCTCTCCCCTTCAGCAGCTCGGCGAGGGACTCGTCTACGTGGCCTCGACGCCGCATGCGAAGGCGCTTTTGTCCCTCCTTGCGGCCGCGAGCCTCTGCGCTTATCCCCACATCGTGCTGATGCCCGTCTTCGCGCGCGACATCCTCGGGGGGGACGCCTCGACGCTCGGCACCCTCATGGCCGCAGCCGGCGGCGGGGCGCTCCTCGGCGCACTGTCGCTCGCCTCCCGGAGCAGCACGCGCGGCCTCGGGCGCACCGTGGCGCTCTCATGCGGCGGGTTCGGCGTGGCGCTCGTGGCCTTCTCGTTCTCGCGCTACCTTGTGCTCTCCCACCTGCTAATGGTCGCGGCGGGCTTCGGCATGATGAAGCACCTCGCCGCCACGAACACCCTCCTCCAATCCTTCGTGCCCGGCGAGCTGCGCGGCCGTCTCATGAGCATCTACTCGACAATCCTCATCGGCTTCGCGCCATTCGGGAGCCTCGTCACGGGATGGTTCGCCGACCAGTACGGTGCGCCCGCAGTGCTTGCCGCGTGCGGCGGACTGCTTGTCCTTAGCGCGGCGCGGTTCGCCGCGCGGATTCCGACGCTTGGAAAGGCGTGGAAGAATCTCTAG
- a CDS encoding DUF4388 domain-containing protein yields the protein MRQVVLQGNLQSLVLPDVLGFISAIKKTGELVFRRGSVTKTIYWENGEITFAASSDAEDALGSFLVRNGMISQTDNLRSVSQVTAERRQGKILVQMGLLKPRELWWAVKNQVLEIVYSIFTWEDGEFEFIETDEVRGERISLDASTMNIVLEGVRRMDEWAHIRKRLPSKSVLLEKAADPDEEDVSLTEDERALLHLVDGRRTVQDVIAEHRQGEFATLKQIFSLLTAGLVRVREQPRVKAIAEDMDDTEALWNVVQVYNVIFAFIYAEAKRLGDGEPEELKRALAQFLDQSADDPNNIFHNVHFDRSGRLDEQSLFANIAEISASERARVLDGALNDLLSYELFEMTKHLGSKEKSLLYRRIAEEKRKLARV from the coding sequence ATGCGGCAGGTCGTTCTTCAGGGAAATTTGCAATCGCTTGTGCTTCCGGACGTGCTGGGCTTCATCAGCGCGATTAAGAAGACGGGGGAGCTCGTCTTTCGCCGCGGGAGCGTCACGAAAACCATCTACTGGGAGAACGGGGAAATCACGTTCGCCGCCTCGAGCGACGCCGAGGACGCGCTCGGTTCGTTCCTGGTCCGAAACGGCATGATCAGCCAGACCGACAACCTGCGCTCCGTCTCGCAGGTCACGGCAGAGCGGCGTCAGGGAAAAATCCTCGTCCAGATGGGCCTCCTCAAGCCGCGCGAGCTCTGGTGGGCCGTCAAGAACCAAGTGCTCGAGATCGTCTATTCCATCTTCACGTGGGAGGACGGCGAGTTCGAGTTCATCGAGACCGACGAGGTGCGCGGCGAGCGCATCTCACTCGACGCCTCGACCATGAACATCGTCCTCGAGGGCGTCCGCCGCATGGACGAGTGGGCGCACATCCGCAAGCGCCTGCCCTCCAAGAGCGTACTCCTCGAAAAAGCGGCCGACCCGGACGAGGAGGACGTCTCCCTGACGGAGGACGAGCGCGCCCTCCTGCACCTCGTCGATGGCCGCCGCACGGTGCAGGACGTCATCGCCGAGCACCGGCAGGGCGAGTTCGCGACCCTCAAGCAGATTTTCTCTCTCCTTACGGCCGGCCTAGTCCGCGTCAGGGAGCAGCCCCGCGTCAAGGCGATCGCCGAGGACATGGACGACACCGAGGCGCTCTGGAACGTCGTCCAGGTCTACAACGTCATCTTCGCCTTCATCTACGCCGAGGCGAAACGCCTGGGAGACGGGGAGCCCGAGGAGCTCAAGCGCGCCCTGGCCCAGTTCCTCGACCAGAGCGCCGACGACCCCAACAACATCTTCCACAACGTGCACTTCGACCGGAGCGGCCGCCTCGACGAGCAGAGCCTCTTTGCGAACATCGCCGAGATTTCCGCCTCCGAGCGCGCGCGTGTGCTCGACGGCGCTCTCAACGACCTTCTCTCCTACGAGCTCTTCGAGATGACCAAGCACCTCGGCTCCAAGGAGAAGTCGCTTCTCTACCGCCGCATCGCCGAAGAGAAGCGGAAGCTGGCGAGAGTGTAG
- a CDS encoding zinc ABC transporter substrate-binding protein: MKKITLCLLLLPGIILSGSAFSAERLRVVTTTEDLASIAREVGGERVEVKAIARGYQDPHFVEPKPSYLMLLRRADLLVAVGLELEVAWLPALVKQCRNPRLLTPQGYLDASEGCEVLERSTGPASRAEGDTHPLGNPHYWLDPANGAVIARRLARKFSALAPGHSPYFEARRDDFLKRLDEAVKGWGERAEKFRGTKVITYHRSWSNFARRFGLDVVDYVEPKPGVPPSSAHTFALIEKIKVEKIPLILIEPYFDLKLPDRVAERSGARVLVLYPSVGGAEDIDDYIALFEHDLTLIERALKKTQ, encoded by the coding sequence ATGAAAAAAATAACGCTTTGTCTACTGCTGCTGCCGGGGATTATTCTGAGCGGGAGCGCCTTCTCCGCCGAGCGCCTCCGCGTCGTCACCACCACGGAAGACCTGGCGTCCATCGCCCGCGAGGTGGGCGGCGAGCGCGTCGAGGTCAAGGCCATCGCGCGGGGCTACCAGGACCCGCATTTCGTCGAGCCGAAGCCCAGCTACCTGATGCTCCTCAGGCGCGCCGACCTGCTCGTCGCGGTGGGACTGGAGCTCGAGGTGGCCTGGCTTCCGGCCCTGGTCAAACAGTGCCGCAACCCGCGGCTCCTCACGCCGCAGGGCTACCTCGACGCCTCCGAGGGCTGCGAAGTGCTGGAGCGCAGCACGGGGCCGGCCTCGCGCGCCGAGGGCGACACCCACCCCCTCGGCAACCCGCACTACTGGCTCGACCCCGCAAACGGCGCGGTCATCGCCCGCCGCCTCGCGCGGAAATTCTCCGCGCTCGCGCCCGGGCATTCCCCCTACTTCGAGGCGCGCCGAGACGATTTCCTGAAGCGCCTCGACGAAGCCGTAAAGGGCTGGGGCGAGCGGGCGGAGAAATTCCGCGGGACGAAAGTCATCACCTACCACCGCTCGTGGAGCAACTTCGCCAGGCGCTTCGGCCTCGACGTGGTGGACTACGTGGAGCCCAAGCCCGGCGTGCCGCCTTCGTCCGCGCACACGTTCGCGCTCATCGAGAAAATCAAGGTTGAGAAAATTCCGCTCATCCTCATCGAGCCGTACTTCGATTTGAAACTTCCCGACCGCGTGGCGGAGCGGAGCGGCGCGCGGGTGCTCGTCCTGTACCCTTCGGTTGGCGGCGCGGAGGACATCGATGACTACATCGCGCTCTTCGAGCACGATCTGACGCTCATCGAGCGGGCGCTCAAGAAGACGCAATAG
- a CDS encoding response regulator produces MSVILLVDDVKNFLDLERSFLRRTTSSLHLASTGAEAIKVAREKRPDLIMLDIEMPEMNGIEACRIIKSDPQTAHIPIIMVTGIPGRREECRRAGCDHYMEKPIAEDEFLGMVQRFVPIRIRQLKRIPVALTVEVLPEGGEDALMLRSKDLSESALFLLSDSPLPLGADVACAFELPDRSRTAIKTRGVVARVVEPDNKENLSSGMGIELTGLAERERAALHSFIDTFE; encoded by the coding sequence ATGTCGGTGATTCTGCTCGTAGACGACGTGAAGAATTTTCTGGACCTGGAACGCTCGTTCCTGCGGCGCACCACGTCCTCCCTCCACTTGGCCAGCACGGGAGCGGAGGCCATAAAGGTGGCGCGCGAGAAGCGCCCCGACCTCATCATGCTCGACATCGAGATGCCGGAGATGAACGGCATCGAGGCGTGCCGCATCATCAAAAGCGATCCCCAGACCGCGCACATTCCCATCATCATGGTGACTGGCATACCGGGCCGCCGCGAGGAATGCCGCCGGGCCGGCTGCGACCACTATATGGAAAAACCCATAGCCGAGGACGAATTCCTGGGCATGGTTCAGAGATTCGTTCCCATCCGCATCCGCCAGCTGAAACGGATTCCCGTCGCGCTCACGGTCGAGGTGCTGCCGGAGGGCGGCGAAGACGCCCTCATGCTCCGGAGCAAGGACCTGAGCGAGAGCGCCCTCTTTCTTTTGAGCGACTCTCCGCTTCCCCTGGGCGCCGACGTCGCCTGCGCGTTCGAGCTTCCCGACAGGAGCCGCACGGCGATCAAGACCCGGGGCGTCGTCGCGCGCGTGGTCGAGCCGGACAACAAGGAAAACCTGTCATCCGGAATGGGCATCGAGCTCACGGGCCTTGCGGAGAGGGAGCGCGCCGCCCTGCACTCGTTTATCGACACGTTTGAATAG
- a CDS encoding metal ABC transporter permease: MDVFWFLLLPLTACLVLAGIHVYLGLHIVSRGVIFVDLALAQVAALGATAAALFGHDIHGGEAYVWSLGAAFLGAVVLAFTRARRERVPQEAFIGVVYVVSAAAAILVLQKVPQGGEHIKDMLVGNILAVSWQDVGVTAALYLVVGAFHWVFRKKFFLITLEPGRARREGLALRWWDFLFYASLGVVVTWSVAMVGVLMVFSYLVIPAAAASLLAGRTGPRLALGWIIGTLASALGIAASFFFDLPTGATIVCVFGATLAVIVPWSVWKKG, from the coding sequence ATGGACGTTTTCTGGTTCCTGTTGTTGCCGCTTACGGCGTGTCTCGTCCTGGCGGGCATCCACGTCTACCTGGGGCTCCACATCGTCTCCCGCGGCGTGATTTTCGTGGACCTGGCGCTCGCGCAGGTCGCGGCGCTCGGGGCCACCGCCGCCGCCCTCTTCGGGCACGACATCCACGGTGGCGAGGCTTACGTCTGGTCGCTCGGCGCGGCCTTCCTTGGAGCCGTCGTGCTCGCCTTCACCCGGGCCCGCCGCGAGCGGGTGCCGCAGGAGGCGTTCATCGGCGTCGTGTACGTCGTGAGCGCCGCGGCGGCCATCCTGGTCCTCCAGAAGGTGCCCCAGGGCGGCGAGCACATCAAGGACATGCTCGTCGGAAACATCCTGGCCGTCTCGTGGCAAGACGTGGGCGTCACGGCGGCGCTTTACCTAGTCGTCGGCGCGTTCCACTGGGTGTTTCGAAAGAAATTCTTTCTCATCACGCTCGAGCCGGGGCGCGCCCGCCGCGAGGGACTGGCCCTGCGCTGGTGGGACTTTCTTTTCTACGCCTCCCTGGGCGTCGTGGTGACGTGGTCCGTCGCCATGGTCGGCGTGCTGATGGTTTTCTCCTACCTCGTGATTCCCGCGGCGGCCGCCTCGCTTCTCGCCGGGCGCACAGGGCCGCGCCTTGCGCTGGGCTGGATCATCGGGACGCTCGCGAGCGCCCTGGGGATCGCGGCGTCCTTCTTCTTCGACCTTCCGACGGGCGCCACCATCGTCTGCGTATTCGGCGCGACGCTCGCCGTTATTGTCCCCTGGTCGGTTTGGAAGAAGGGATGA
- a CDS encoding choice-of-anchor J domain-containing protein — translation TLDLTYTDAALNPYSNSVLFQVAVSAGGPVTFLSEDFNAGLPGAWTVVDGGNGTDTWTEADPCARGIFADTYMMVDSDCALLGAIQDEELITPLIDASAASAVTLQFDHYFKGFASDGANDDFGTVRVRSTLTGGAWIDLIQWNENDDTGVETITLDATATCAGAADCQFGWRYEGEYDWYWGVDNVVVDGAGCESATCTSCGEPSATDISPAVPPLMVGTTGAVTVEEIPCATGYVVYENALGAWYGTPGRVCVSPATPNGDGTVTLTGYSVPVDSWIAVASANAVSESSCGRDDAGAERNAQPGWPPPAPCP, via the coding sequence ACGCTCGACCTGACTTATACGGACGCCGCGCTCAATCCTTATTCCAATTCCGTTCTGTTCCAGGTGGCGGTGAGCGCCGGAGGGCCCGTAACGTTCCTTTCGGAAGACTTCAACGCTGGGCTTCCTGGGGCGTGGACGGTTGTGGACGGAGGGAACGGTACGGACACGTGGACGGAGGCGGACCCGTGTGCGCGGGGGATTTTTGCGGATACGTATATGATGGTAGACAGCGACTGTGCGCTTTTGGGTGCGATCCAGGACGAGGAGCTCATCACGCCGCTGATAGACGCGAGTGCGGCGAGCGCCGTAACGCTCCAGTTTGATCACTATTTCAAAGGCTTTGCATCGGACGGGGCGAACGACGATTTCGGCACGGTGAGGGTGAGGAGCACGCTGACGGGGGGTGCGTGGATTGACCTCATTCAATGGAACGAGAACGACGATACGGGGGTCGAAACCATCACGCTGGACGCGACGGCGACGTGCGCCGGGGCGGCGGACTGCCAGTTCGGGTGGCGATACGAAGGCGAGTACGACTGGTACTGGGGTGTGGACAACGTGGTGGTGGACGGGGCCGGATGCGAGTCGGCGACGTGCACATCGTGCGGAGAGCCTTCGGCGACGGATATTTCGCCCGCCGTGCCGCCGCTCATGGTCGGTACGACGGGAGCCGTGACGGTGGAGGAGATTCCGTGCGCGACTGGGTACGTGGTCTACGAGAACGCCCTGGGGGCGTGGTACGGGACGCCCGGGCGGGTGTGCGTATCGCCGGCTACGCCGAACGGGGACGGGACGGTGACGCTGACGGGCTACTCGGTGCCGGTCGATTCGTGGATTGCCGTGGCATCGGCGAATGCGGTCAGCGAGTCGAGCTGCGGCCGCGACGACGCCGGCGCGGAGCGCAACGCCCAACCCGGCTGGCCGCCCCCGGCGCCCTGCCCGTAA
- a CDS encoding UMP kinase has translation MAAKAKLPYKRVLLKLGGEALSGENQYGINASQVSWLAGEIASVYALGVQVAIMLGGGNIFRGVKASAAGMDRVAADHMGMLATIINALALQDALEKCGVHTRVATAIEMHEVAEPYIRRRAIRHLEKGRVVLFAGGTGNPYFSTDTAAALRAMELKAEVFLKATKVDGVYTADPRKHKKARKLDEISYIDFLKDDIGVMDKTAISLCMDNRLPIVVFNLKKQGNIARVVQGKHIGSVIRRPLRGKSRAKPRKATRARAPA, from the coding sequence ATGGCCGCGAAAGCGAAACTGCCCTATAAGCGCGTCCTCCTGAAACTGGGGGGCGAGGCGCTTTCCGGGGAAAACCAGTACGGCATCAACGCCTCCCAGGTGAGCTGGCTTGCCGGGGAGATTGCAAGCGTCTACGCCCTGGGCGTCCAGGTTGCCATCATGCTCGGAGGAGGCAACATCTTTCGCGGCGTCAAGGCCTCGGCCGCGGGCATGGACCGCGTCGCCGCCGACCACATGGGGATGCTTGCGACCATCATCAACGCCTTGGCGCTTCAGGACGCGCTCGAAAAATGCGGTGTCCACACCCGCGTCGCCACGGCCATCGAGATGCACGAGGTGGCCGAGCCTTACATCCGCCGCCGCGCCATACGCCACCTGGAGAAAGGGCGCGTCGTCCTCTTCGCCGGCGGCACGGGCAACCCTTACTTCTCGACCGACACGGCCGCGGCGTTGCGCGCCATGGAGCTCAAGGCCGAGGTTTTTCTGAAAGCCACGAAGGTGGACGGCGTCTACACGGCCGACCCCCGCAAGCACAAGAAAGCGCGCAAGCTCGACGAGATCTCCTACATCGACTTCCTGAAGGACGACATCGGCGTGATGGACAAGACGGCCATCTCACTCTGCATGGACAACCGCCTGCCCATCGTCGTCTTCAACCTCAAAAAGCAGGGCAACATCGCACGCGTGGTGCAGGGCAAGCACATCGGCTCCGTTATTCGCCGCCCGCTGCGTGGCAAATCCCGGGCCAAGCCGCGGAAGGCCACCCGCGCCCGCGCTCCCGCTTGA
- a CDS encoding ankyrin repeat domain-containing protein, which produces MKRTVASRFVCVAVLTTALLSFGAATTAGEQDIDLNALIDETQNASRDDQKQTLIWWMPLEFWRASASQGAGIQLTDAQINELVDPFRPYMIFAIVDGKIGPFAGVQYESKERIHSRLRLSDEKGKRYSPLPESEISPDVLNALGMMKPVLENMLGPLGKNVHFFIFSAKDKKGRSIADATAEGSFRITLGEESFRWRLPLGSLLAPKACPDCGEKLSGAYKFCPYDGTKLSTDKKFLEIQPDDADAHHSAGNVNGNINSDLLEAAKAGDDAKVEILLEQGADANAKDKDGRTALMMAATKGRTETAKTLIEAGADVDAKTPKGTTALKFAETEGHTEVAEILKQAGARE; this is translated from the coding sequence ATGAAGCGAACCGTTGCAAGCCGTTTTGTTTGTGTTGCCGTTCTGACCACGGCGTTGCTGTCTTTCGGTGCGGCAACTACCGCCGGCGAACAAGATATCGACCTCAACGCACTGATTGATGAAACGCAGAATGCATCACGGGATGATCAAAAGCAGACGCTTATCTGGTGGATGCCGCTGGAGTTCTGGCGCGCATCCGCTTCCCAGGGCGCGGGAATCCAGTTAACGGATGCTCAAATCAACGAATTGGTCGATCCCTTCCGCCCCTACATGATTTTTGCGATCGTGGATGGAAAGATAGGGCCATTCGCCGGTGTTCAGTACGAGTCGAAGGAGAGAATCCATTCGCGTCTCCGGTTGTCCGACGAGAAGGGCAAGCGGTATTCGCCCTTGCCCGAGAGCGAAATCAGTCCAGATGTCCTCAATGCTCTTGGAATGATGAAGCCGGTCTTGGAAAACATGCTTGGTCCGTTGGGAAAAAACGTACACTTTTTCATCTTTTCCGCAAAAGACAAAAAGGGACGGTCGATTGCCGATGCCACGGCGGAGGGTTCCTTCCGGATCACGCTGGGCGAAGAAAGTTTTCGATGGCGGCTTCCGCTGGGATCGCTTCTTGCGCCGAAGGCTTGTCCTGACTGTGGAGAGAAGCTGAGCGGCGCGTACAAGTTCTGTCCTTACGACGGCACCAAACTTTCAACCGACAAAAAATTCCTGGAAATCCAGCCCGACGATGCCGACGCTCACCATTCCGCGGGTAATGTTAACGGGAATATCAATTCAGACCTGCTCGAAGCGGCAAAGGCGGGCGACGACGCCAAAGTGGAAATCTTGCTCGAACAAGGCGCGGACGCGAACGCGAAGGATAAAGACGGCAGGACCGCCCTGATGATGGCGGCAACCAAAGGCCGGACCGAGACGGCGAAAACCCTGATTGAAGCGGGTGCGGACGTAGACGCGAAGACCCCAAAAGGTACGACCGCCCTGAAGTTTGCGGAAACGGAGGGCCACACCGAGGTCGCGGAAATTCTCAAACAGGCCGGGGCGAGGGAATGA
- a CDS encoding type II secretion system protein GspG — protein MAVARRAFPFRAAGLAAAVVFSILLCAGCGGESAKKPPEETEQKTLTHGAAGIVEKPLAPDATPGAVVLQKRQTSYQRIAATELRSLSAALTMYAADAGSYPPGDSFGALEVLVPSFVPALPAHDPWGSPYHYDSDGSSFTLWSEGPDAVPHTEDDVVVQQ, from the coding sequence TTGGCCGTCGCCAGACGAGCTTTCCCGTTCCGGGCGGCGGGGCTTGCGGCGGCGGTGGTTTTTTCGATACTCCTTTGCGCGGGCTGCGGCGGGGAATCGGCCAAAAAACCGCCGGAGGAGACCGAGCAGAAGACGCTTACGCACGGCGCGGCGGGAATCGTTGAAAAGCCGCTCGCACCAGACGCGACCCCAGGCGCGGTGGTGCTGCAGAAGCGGCAGACGAGCTACCAGCGCATCGCGGCCACGGAGCTCCGCTCCCTGAGCGCGGCGCTCACGATGTACGCGGCCGATGCCGGAAGCTATCCTCCGGGAGACTCGTTCGGGGCGCTCGAAGTGCTGGTGCCGAGCTTCGTCCCCGCACTCCCCGCGCACGATCCCTGGGGCAGCCCCTACCATTATGATTCGGACGGGAGCTCGTTCACGCTGTGGAGCGAGGGCCCGGACGCCGTCCCTCACACCGAAGACGATGTGGTGGTGCAGCAGTAG
- a CDS encoding methyltransferase domain-containing protein encodes MNQEYLEKFYSRYAPIYDLTFGWVFEKGRARAVELLDLQPGERVLELGIGTGLLLHQYPSNIHVTGIDCSAKMLKKTERRVEELRLANVSLHQMDARRMAFPDNSFDKAIGAYFLSAVPDPAVVAREISRVVRPGGSVLFLNHFRSERTWLARVEEWILPVCMKVGFTTTLELSHVLKQAPLEVRHRENTNLFNYWKIVKCHNAKDGNSGSRPGPERARSPKSRNRRGRRRRS; translated from the coding sequence ATGAATCAGGAGTATCTGGAAAAATTTTACTCGCGCTACGCGCCGATCTACGACCTTACGTTCGGGTGGGTTTTCGAGAAGGGGCGCGCGCGCGCGGTGGAACTGCTGGACCTCCAGCCCGGGGAGCGTGTCCTGGAGCTTGGAATCGGCACGGGGCTTCTCCTGCACCAATACCCTTCAAACATTCATGTGACGGGCATCGACTGCAGCGCCAAGATGCTCAAGAAGACAGAGCGGCGCGTCGAGGAGCTTCGGCTTGCGAACGTGTCGCTGCACCAAATGGACGCCAGGCGCATGGCCTTTCCCGACAACTCCTTCGACAAGGCCATCGGTGCCTATTTCCTTAGCGCGGTGCCCGACCCCGCCGTCGTGGCGCGCGAAATCAGCCGCGTGGTGCGACCCGGCGGCTCCGTCCTGTTCCTCAACCACTTTCGCTCCGAGCGCACGTGGCTCGCGCGAGTGGAGGAGTGGATTCTCCCCGTCTGCATGAAGGTGGGCTTTACGACGACCCTCGAGCTTTCCCACGTGCTCAAGCAGGCTCCACTCGAAGTTCGCCACCGGGAAAACACCAACCTTTTCAACTACTGGAAGATCGTCAAGTGCCACAACGCGAAAGACGGCAACTCCGGATCCCGGCCGGGCCCCGAGCGAGCCCGTTCCCCGAAGTCCCGCAACCGGCGGGGCAGACGGCGGAGGAGCTGA
- the ruvB gene encoding Holliday junction branch migration DNA helicase RuvB translates to MAKQKAAALSRKGPVAPVAAEDDLKFEASLRPPTLSEFIGQKVVKKNLGVFLEAARRRGEALDHALFYGPPGLGKTTLAHIVAREMDVPIVVTSGPAIEKTGDVAAILTNLAPRSVLFIDEIHRLPRVVEEMLYPAMEDYHLDVVIGEGPGARSVSLNLPPFTLAGATTRAGLLTSPLRERFGIVHRLDYYTPEDILKIIRRSAALLNIEVTEEGAQEMSRRARGTPRIANRFLRRVRDFAEVEGDGVISRELARSALESMQVDDLGFHDLDRRILLTLIEKFQGGPVGLGTISAAIGEEEDTIEDIYEPFLIQVGFLDRTPRGRCATALAFKHFGFDESARQKPLF, encoded by the coding sequence TTGGCCAAGCAGAAAGCGGCCGCGCTCTCTAGGAAAGGCCCGGTCGCCCCGGTCGCGGCGGAAGACGACCTGAAATTCGAGGCCTCGCTCCGGCCTCCCACGCTGAGCGAGTTCATCGGCCAGAAGGTCGTCAAGAAAAACCTAGGCGTCTTTCTCGAAGCGGCGCGCCGGCGCGGCGAGGCGCTCGACCACGCACTCTTCTACGGCCCGCCGGGCCTCGGGAAGACGACGCTCGCCCACATCGTCGCGCGCGAGATGGACGTGCCCATCGTCGTCACCTCGGGCCCGGCCATCGAGAAGACGGGCGACGTGGCGGCCATTTTGACCAACCTGGCGCCGCGCTCCGTCCTTTTCATCGACGAGATCCACCGCCTCCCGAGGGTCGTCGAGGAGATGCTCTACCCGGCGATGGAGGATTACCATCTCGACGTCGTCATCGGCGAGGGGCCGGGCGCGCGCTCGGTGAGCCTCAACCTTCCGCCGTTCACGCTCGCAGGCGCGACGACGCGCGCGGGGCTCCTGACGTCGCCCCTGCGGGAGCGCTTCGGCATCGTCCACCGCCTCGACTATTACACCCCGGAGGACATTCTGAAAATTATCCGCCGCTCGGCCGCGCTCCTGAACATCGAGGTGACCGAAGAGGGCGCGCAGGAGATGTCCCGGCGCGCGCGGGGCACGCCGCGCATCGCAAACCGCTTCCTGCGCCGGGTGCGCGACTTCGCCGAGGTCGAGGGCGACGGCGTAATTTCGAGAGAACTCGCCCGCTCGGCGCTCGAGTCCATGCAGGTGGACGACCTCGGCTTCCACGACCTCGACCGCCGGATTCTCCTGACCCTCATCGAGAAATTCCAGGGCGGCCCCGTGGGGCTGGGAACGATTTCCGCCGCCATCGGCGAGGAGGAGGACACCATCGAGGACATCTACGAGCCGTTCCTCATCCAGGTGGGGTTTCTCGACCGCACGCCCCGCGGCCGCTGCGCCACGGCGCTCGCCTTCAAGCACTTCGGCTTCGACGAGTCCGCGCGCCAGAAGCCGTTGTTCTAG